A genome region from Gemmatimonadota bacterium includes the following:
- a CDS encoding dipeptidase, whose product MTNLSRHLGTVAVLSLVVSSGAVAQAKGGTDDAHWAKVRRVLRTTPLVDGHNDLPWYIREEVKTAPRDVEAYDLRTRTSGNTDIARLKQGMVGGQFWSVYIPGEVKDSGYARIQLEQIDIAKRIIAKYPDAFSLSLTAADVRRAKAAGKVGSLLGMEGGHALENSLGALRAYYDLGARYLTLTHNVTLDWADAAQDKLLHGGLTKFGEEVVREMNRLGMLVDLSHVSPGTMSDALNVTESPVIFSHSAARALVDVPRNVPDSILQRLPKNGGVVMVAFVPGFTSNKVVAWKQAQGEQAEAALKRHAGDSAAARRDLKEWERTHPFVNATIADVADHIEHIRKVASVNNVGLGSDYDGTGNELPDGLGDVSTFPALLVELSKRGWSESDLRKVAGENVLRVMSENERIAAKLRRQRPASTKTIEELDGPRPKM is encoded by the coding sequence ATGACCAACCTCTCACGTCACCTCGGTACCGTCGCCGTCCTCTCGCTCGTCGTCAGCTCCGGCGCCGTCGCGCAGGCCAAGGGAGGCACCGACGACGCCCACTGGGCCAAGGTGCGCCGCGTCCTGCGCACCACACCGCTCGTCGACGGGCACAACGACCTCCCGTGGTACATTCGCGAAGAGGTGAAGACCGCTCCGCGCGACGTGGAGGCGTACGACCTGCGCACGCGCACCTCGGGGAACACCGACATCGCCCGCCTCAAGCAGGGAATGGTCGGCGGTCAGTTCTGGTCGGTCTACATCCCGGGCGAGGTCAAGGACTCGGGCTACGCGCGCATCCAGCTCGAGCAGATCGACATCGCCAAGCGCATTATCGCCAAGTACCCCGACGCCTTCAGCCTCTCGCTCACCGCCGCCGACGTGCGCCGCGCCAAGGCGGCCGGCAAGGTCGGCTCGCTCCTGGGCATGGAAGGCGGGCACGCCCTCGAAAACTCGTTAGGTGCCCTGCGCGCCTACTACGACCTCGGCGCGCGCTACCTCACGCTCACGCACAACGTCACGCTCGACTGGGCCGACGCGGCGCAGGACAAGCTCCTGCACGGCGGGCTCACAAAGTTCGGCGAGGAAGTCGTCCGCGAGATGAACCGCCTGGGGATGCTCGTCGACCTCTCGCACGTCTCCCCCGGCACGATGAGCGATGCGCTCAACGTGACCGAGTCGCCGGTGATCTTCTCGCACTCCGCGGCGCGCGCGCTGGTCGACGTGCCGCGCAACGTCCCCGACTCCATCCTCCAGCGCCTCCCGAAGAACGGCGGCGTGGTGATGGTCGCCTTCGTCCCCGGCTTCACCTCCAACAAGGTGGTGGCGTGGAAGCAGGCACAGGGCGAGCAGGCCGAGGCCGCCCTCAAGCGCCACGCGGGAGACAGTGCCGCGGCGAGGCGTGACCTGAAGGAGTGGGAACGCACGCACCCGTTCGTGAACGCCACCATTGCCGACGTCGCCGACCACATCGAGCACATCCGCAAGGTGGCCAGCGTGAACAACGTCGGACTCGGCAGCGACTACGACGGCACCGGGAACGAACTCCCTGACGGGCTGGGCGATGTCTCCACCTTCCCCGCCTTGCTCGTCGAGCTCTCCAAGCGCGGCTGGAGCGAGAGCGACCTGCGCAAGGTTGCGGGGGAGAACGTGCTCCGCGTGATGTCGGAGAATGAACGCATCGCCGCGAAGCTGCGTCGGCAGCGCCCCGCGTCCACCAAGACGATCGAGGAGCTCGACGGACCGCGCCCGAAGATGTAG
- the yaiO gene encoding YaiO family outer membrane beta-barrel protein has product MTLERGRHRQRPRTVAAPTVVSRRALLQRALVRLAVVSGVVATLAGAPLPAQGSATPSLDRRADLFADRHQVSGGYGDWRSVGLRLSVPAGTRDTWFVEVLQRSAFGDAGTYVSAANQHVWGERVYSYLGVGGGSGDFVLPDLRLDASLSTKWGRRRALVTTLGTTVVDAKLGYRDVGGFGALTAYLSPLVVAEGGVRVTRSTPGDVDAARGNAAITLGRQGKAVVVLRGSSGREGFQLLGADAAVRRFTSHEGAASWRQWLGPYGGVLLQGEHYQNPFYRRTGVTLGVFAHW; this is encoded by the coding sequence ATGACCCTGGAGCGCGGCCGCCATCGCCAGCGGCCGCGCACGGTCGCTGCTCCAACCGTTGTCTCGCGGCGAGCCCTGCTGCAACGGGCGCTTGTGCGGCTGGCGGTTGTCTCAGGCGTGGTGGCCACGCTGGCGGGGGCGCCGTTGCCGGCGCAGGGCTCCGCGACCCCCTCCCTCGATCGTCGCGCCGACCTCTTCGCCGACCGGCACCAGGTGTCTGGCGGATATGGCGACTGGCGGAGCGTCGGATTGCGGCTGTCGGTCCCCGCTGGCACGCGCGACACGTGGTTCGTCGAGGTCCTCCAGCGCTCGGCGTTCGGCGACGCCGGGACGTACGTCAGCGCGGCCAACCAGCACGTCTGGGGTGAGCGCGTCTACAGCTACCTCGGCGTGGGGGGTGGCTCGGGCGACTTCGTCCTCCCCGACCTTCGCCTCGATGCCTCGCTCTCCACCAAGTGGGGGAGGCGTCGAGCACTCGTCACCACGCTCGGTACCACCGTCGTCGACGCCAAGCTGGGCTATCGTGATGTGGGCGGCTTTGGCGCCCTCACCGCCTACCTCTCGCCGCTGGTGGTGGCCGAGGGTGGGGTGCGCGTCACGCGCAGCACCCCCGGCGACGTGGATGCGGCGCGCGGCAACGCCGCCATCACGTTAGGCAGGCAAGGCAAGGCGGTCGTGGTGCTGCGGGGATCGTCCGGGCGCGAGGGGTTCCAGCTGCTCGGCGCCGACGCCGCGGTGCGACGCTTCACCAGCCACGAAGGGGCGGCCTCGTGGCGGCAGTGGCTGGGGCCGTACGGAGGCGTGCTGCTGCAGGGCGAGCACTACCAGAATCCGTTCTACCGGCGCACGGGGGTGACGCTTGGCGTCTTCGCGCACTGGTAG
- a CDS encoding beta-lactamase family protein, translating to MRRQFLAGVTCALALAACERPPQATTPTRPTLEALFARFAAAGMPGASVLVVRHDSVLVRESFGLSDVEGNVAATPATNYRLASLTKQFTATAILLLARDGALSLDDAVRDRLPELPAYARDVTIRHLLTHTSGLWDYEAFVPDSQVRQVHDADALTLVSTRAESLYFAPGTSWRYSNTGYALLALIAERVSGQRFADLVRERIFVPLEMRDTYAHEEGRTDIPRRAWGYTVHGDSVTRTDQSNTSAVLGDGGIYSSIDDLARWDASLRRAPLVGDSLWQQATTAFVLGNGTPTEYGFGWFVERYKGHARLRHHGETRGFTNAISRFPDDGLTIIVLTNRTGSAPWEIADALADLYLSP from the coding sequence ATGCGGCGTCAGTTCCTCGCCGGCGTCACGTGTGCCCTCGCGCTCGCCGCCTGCGAGCGTCCTCCCCAGGCCACAACTCCCACGCGCCCCACGCTCGAGGCACTCTTCGCGCGCTTTGCCGCTGCCGGCATGCCAGGGGCGAGCGTCCTCGTCGTGCGACACGATTCCGTGCTGGTACGGGAATCGTTCGGCTTGTCCGACGTCGAGGGCAACGTCGCGGCGACGCCGGCGACCAACTATCGCCTCGCGTCGCTCACCAAGCAGTTCACCGCGACGGCGATCCTCCTGCTCGCGCGGGACGGCGCGCTGTCGCTCGACGACGCAGTGCGTGATCGCCTCCCCGAGCTCCCCGCGTACGCGCGTGATGTCACCATCCGCCACCTGCTGACGCACACCTCGGGACTGTGGGACTACGAGGCGTTCGTCCCCGATTCGCAGGTGCGCCAGGTGCACGATGCCGATGCGCTCACCCTCGTGAGCACGCGTGCCGAGAGCCTGTACTTCGCGCCGGGGACATCGTGGCGTTACTCGAATACCGGGTACGCGCTTCTCGCCCTCATCGCCGAGCGCGTCAGTGGCCAGCGCTTCGCCGACCTGGTGCGCGAACGGATCTTCGTCCCGCTGGAGATGCGCGACACCTACGCCCACGAGGAAGGGCGCACCGACATTCCGCGCCGGGCGTGGGGATACACGGTGCACGGTGATTCCGTCACGCGCACCGACCAGAGCAACACCTCGGCGGTCCTGGGCGATGGCGGCATCTACTCGTCGATCGACGATCTCGCGCGCTGGGACGCGTCGCTCCGGCGTGCACCGCTGGTGGGCGACTCACTCTGGCAGCAGGCGACGACGGCGTTCGTCCTGGGCAACGGGACGCCGACGGAGTACGGCTTCGGGTGGTTCGTGGAACGCTACAAGGGACATGCCCGCCTGCGACATCACGGGGAGACGCGTGGTTTCACCAACGCGATCTCGCGGTTCCCCGACGATGGACTGACGATCATCGTCCTCACGAATCGCACCGGCTCGGCCCCGTGGGAGATCGCCGATGCGCTCGCCGACCTCTACCTCTCCCCCTAG
- a CDS encoding PEP-CTERM sorting domain-containing protein, translating into MRTMTRTLRGAVAAVALLVSIPVGVEAQRTVYPGGPWVSDVRGSGGASQITGTNPRNGNGSLELSVSGNLADWGWFNLFSGNPATTQGWGQLSQLTQVGFDWYRVAMGQTGDAPWEAQSPALRLYVRSGSIGAPVYSELVWERWYTLAQPAPTNQWISENATNQMFWRFVTGEGYTIDDCSNPPGITPGIPLKTASPSAWGNGTNCYSLGDAVVYGIGIGVGSNWPHAYKAFADNVTLGFNNDPVLAVHDNFELRSSVTPEPATMILLGSGLAGIGGAMARRRRRTRGDETA; encoded by the coding sequence ATGCGTACGATGACGCGCACCCTGCGGGGTGCAGTGGCCGCGGTGGCGCTGCTGGTGTCGATCCCGGTCGGGGTCGAGGCGCAGCGAACGGTGTATCCGGGCGGTCCGTGGGTCAGCGATGTTCGCGGTTCGGGTGGCGCTTCTCAGATCACGGGGACGAACCCGCGCAACGGCAACGGGTCGCTGGAGCTTTCCGTGAGCGGCAACCTCGCCGATTGGGGGTGGTTCAACCTCTTTTCGGGCAACCCGGCGACCACGCAGGGGTGGGGGCAGCTCTCGCAGCTGACGCAGGTCGGCTTTGACTGGTACCGCGTGGCGATGGGGCAAACGGGGGACGCGCCGTGGGAGGCGCAGTCGCCCGCGTTGCGCCTGTACGTGCGCAGCGGGTCGATCGGCGCGCCGGTGTACAGCGAGCTGGTGTGGGAGCGCTGGTACACGCTGGCGCAGCCGGCCCCGACCAACCAGTGGATTTCGGAGAACGCCACGAACCAGATGTTCTGGCGCTTCGTGACGGGCGAAGGGTACACGATCGACGACTGCAGCAACCCGCCGGGGATCACGCCGGGGATTCCGCTCAAGACGGCCTCGCCGTCGGCGTGGGGGAATGGCACCAATTGCTACTCGTTAGGCGATGCGGTGGTCTACGGCATCGGGATCGGGGTGGGGAGCAACTGGCCGCACGCGTACAAGGCCTTTGCCGACAACGTCACCCTCGGCTTCAACAACGACCCGGTCCTCGCGGTGCACGACAACTTCGAGCTGCGCTCGAGCGTGACGCCGGAGCCCGCGACGATGATCCTGCTCGGGAGCGGCCTCGCCGGCATCGGCGGGGCGATGGCGCGGCGTCGTCGCCGCACCAGGGGCGACGAGACGGCCTAA
- a CDS encoding glycosyltransferase family 2 protein has translation MIVTILIALLWVVVAILVVYTVRHYVFTFSRLFGRHRQPYVDITVAEWPPVTVFIPCHNEQQVITGSIEALLAADYPRDRLTIIPIDDRSTDATGAILRDYAARYPALIKPVWRTGGMPGKAAALAEASARVGSEVHLVFDADYIPGPKLLKQLVAPFFDPEVGAVMGRVVPQNVSRSLLTRLLDLERAGGYQVDQQARMNMGLVPQYGGTVGGVRREALSSVGGWRTDTLAEDTDMTFRLLLRGWEVVYQNRSECYEEVPENWPTRIRQIRRWTHGHNQALTRYVNKLLAHPGHLSWLQVLDGTLLLGVFAVGPILLLGWMLALVLYYLGYQPSSSIFMVLIVSAFSTLGNFAAFFEVATATRLDGSRNRVRLLPFLFFGFLVSLMAVSQETIKQFVGGGLGWRSAKRWDKTERYRQPQSGGAGTGAATHADGGEA, from the coding sequence ATGATCGTCACCATCCTCATCGCGCTGCTCTGGGTCGTGGTGGCCATCCTGGTGGTGTACACGGTGCGCCACTACGTCTTCACCTTCAGCCGCCTCTTCGGGCGGCACCGGCAGCCGTATGTGGACATCACCGTGGCCGAGTGGCCCCCGGTGACGGTCTTCATTCCCTGTCACAACGAGCAGCAGGTCATCACCGGGTCGATCGAGGCGTTGCTGGCCGCCGACTATCCGCGCGACCGCCTGACGATCATCCCGATCGACGACCGGTCGACCGACGCCACGGGCGCGATCCTGCGCGACTACGCGGCACGCTATCCCGCGTTGATCAAGCCGGTGTGGCGCACCGGCGGCATGCCGGGAAAGGCGGCGGCGCTCGCGGAGGCGAGTGCCCGCGTGGGGAGCGAGGTGCATCTCGTCTTCGATGCCGACTACATCCCGGGCCCCAAGCTCCTCAAGCAGCTCGTTGCGCCGTTCTTCGACCCCGAGGTGGGGGCGGTGATGGGGCGCGTCGTGCCGCAGAACGTCTCGCGCTCGCTCCTCACGCGGTTGCTCGACCTCGAGCGGGCTGGCGGGTACCAGGTGGACCAGCAGGCCCGCATGAACATGGGGTTGGTGCCGCAGTACGGCGGCACCGTGGGCGGGGTGCGGCGCGAGGCGCTGTCGAGCGTTGGCGGATGGCGCACCGACACGCTGGCCGAAGACACTGACATGACCTTCCGCCTCCTGCTGCGCGGGTGGGAGGTCGTGTACCAGAATCGCTCGGAGTGCTACGAAGAGGTCCCCGAGAACTGGCCCACGCGCATCCGGCAGATCCGGCGCTGGACGCACGGCCACAACCAGGCGCTCACGCGCTACGTCAACAAGCTGCTCGCGCACCCCGGGCACCTGTCGTGGCTCCAGGTGTTGGACGGCACGTTGTTGTTAGGGGTGTTCGCGGTGGGGCCGATCCTCCTGCTGGGCTGGATGCTGGCGCTCGTCCTGTATTACCTGGGCTACCAGCCGTCGTCGAGCATCTTCATGGTGCTCATCGTCTCCGCCTTCAGCACGCTGGGGAACTTCGCGGCCTTCTTCGAGGTGGCCACCGCGACGCGACTCGACGGGTCGCGCAACCGGGTGCGCCTGCTCCCGTTCCTCTTCTTCGGCTTCCTCGTCTCGCTCATGGCGGTGTCGCAGGAGACGATCAAGCAGTTCGTCGGGGGCGGCTTGGGGTGGCGCTCGGCCAAGCGCTGGGACAAGACCGAGCGGTATCGCCAGCCGCAATCCGGCGGCGCGGGGACTGGCGCGGCGACGCACGCCGACGGGGGCGAGGCATGA